The DNA region CGCTGGTGCGCAGCGAGGCGTCGACGGCGATGCCGCCGCCGTCCGCGCGTGGGGCCATGGCGAGCCCGGCGGTCTCGGCGAGGGCGGTGCGGGGTGCGGCGCCGATCGCGGCGAGGACGTCGTGGGCGGGGTGCTCCTCGCCGTCGTCGGTGCGGACGGCGAGCACCAGGCCGTCCTGGCCGATGATCTCGGTGAGGCGGAGGCCGAAGTGGAAGCGGACCCCGTGGTCGCTGTGCAGATCGGTGAAGATCTGGCCGAGTTCGGGGCCGACGACCTGGTGCAGCGGGGTCGGCTCCGGTTCCACGACGGTGACCTCGGCGCCGTACCCGCGCGCTGCCGCCGCGACCTCGAGGCCGATCCAGCCTGCCCCGGCGATCACCAGGTGGCCGTTGTCGCGGCCGAGTGCGGCCAGTACGTTGCGCAGCCGGTCGGCGTGGGCGAGGCGGCGCAGATGGTGGACGCCGGCCAGGTCCGTGCCGGGGACGGGGAGGCGGCGCGGCTCGGCCCCGGTGGCGAGCAGCAGCTTGTCGTAGTGGACGACGGTGCCGTCGCCGAGCTGTACGGCGCGGGCCTCCCGGTCGAGCGAGGTGACGGGCTGTCCCAGGTGCAGCTCGATGTCGGCGCCCGCGTACCAGGCGGTCTCGTGGACGAAGACACTGTCGCGGTCCTCCTTGCCGGACAGATAGCCCTTGGAGAGCGGCGGCCGTTCGTACGGATGGTCGCGTTCGTCGCCGAGAAGGATCACCCGGCC from Streptomyces sp. NBC_01591 includes:
- a CDS encoding NAD(P)/FAD-dependent oxidoreductase, whose amino-acid sequence is MVDAHRTFVIVGGGLAGAKAAETLRAEGFSGRVILLGDERDHPYERPPLSKGYLSGKEDRDSVFVHETAWYAGADIELHLGQPVTSLDREARAVQLGDGTVVHYDKLLLATGAEPRRLPVPGTDLAGVHHLRRLAHADRLRNVLAALGRDNGHLVIAGAGWIGLEVAAAARGYGAEVTVVEPEPTPLHQVVGPELGQIFTDLHSDHGVRFHFGLRLTEIIGQDGLVLAVRTDDGEEHPAHDVLAAIGAAPRTALAETAGLAMAPRADGGGIAVDASLRTSDPHIFAAGDVANVAHPLLGARLRVEHWANALNSGPAAARAMLGQDVSYDRVPYFFSDQYDLGLEYSGWAPPGSYDQVVIRGDAGKREFIAFWLKDRRVLAGMNVNVWDVTETVQGLIRSGRQIDPDALADPSVPLETLS